The genomic interval GGCAGATAACCTTTCAAGGGAGAATACTTGGGCTTGCTGAGATTAATAGCAAAAGCTCTTTTATTGCAGCATGAAAGGCGTAAGATTTGCAAGTTGTGTCtttgtgcagcagagcagggagccagTATCCCTCCCAATATCACCCTTTCCATTTGGGCCCTACCATTGCAGAGTATTGTGAAGGGACCTAAACACCCCTGGGATCCAGGATCTTGCCAATGAAGAGGAGGGTTCCAGTGGTATCATCCCTCAGTACAAGGAGGAAGGGTCTGTCCACGTGGTATTCTATGGGGAAGGTCAGACGAGCAGCATTGGCCCCAGGGTTTGGTGTGGATCTTTCCCCATCCTCACTAAGCTCCAGCATTGCCTTGTGTTGCACATGAGATAATCTCAGAGGTTTGGCAGAAATCTTGGAGAAATCAGGTGATGTGAAAAGTGATTGGAGCcctggagaaaagagagaaagttCCGTTAGCTGGAGGCACGGATTGCAGaaggggagcagcactgctaaCGTGTGATCCACAAGGGTAGGGAGCGACTTGGGCTGAGTTTTTTGGGGGAACAGGGAGGAGCAGCTTCCATCTGAGCTTCACCCACaatctcagcagctctgcatgaGCTTGGTGGAGGGATGTGATAAAAAGCTGAGAAGTCCTGGATGAAGGTGATTTGGTTGCTGGTGGAATCTCCACAACCATAACTAACAACCCACCAGCTTCAtaatctgagagcaggaagcaACTTGACCACTGCTttgagccctggcagcctgcaAAGGGGGTGTGATGCACATACTTGTCTCCTTTACTGTGCTGCCAAGTGCCTCTTCGTGGTTCAGCTTTAGTTTGGGCAGGCTCAGCACAGCGTGCACTGTCTTCAGCTCCTTGTCCACATCGTGGACAAACTCGGAAGTGAGGCTTTCCTCAATCAGAGTCATGTTCTGGGTCACCTTTGTGGGCAGGAAGAACATGGCACTGATTCCCTCTGTCAGGGGCAGCTGGGCAATCTGCAAGGACAGAaataagagagagagaagaaagggtCACGTCAATAATAAAGTTTTACCCATCCTGTACCAAGCAGTGGCCTGATTCTCAGGCTGGAATCTCAACCTTTTCAGTGACCATCTGATCTTGTTCCCTGTTTGCTTTTATCTGACATGATGCTTCCTGACACTTCTGGCTTTTCCCCCAGGCTTTCATCCATCCTTGCTGCACTCTTCCTGCTATGGAAGGGCTCTCTCACCTGCTGAATCCTGCAGCATTGCTTTGGGGAATTCTCACTTGAACACCTTTCAACTCATGCTCCAGGGAAGGATTGGTTGAAAGAGGTAGAGATGGAAAAGTTTTGAGAGGTGTGCCCTGCCCTTCTTGCCCAACTTTAAGTCAAGCAATACAGGCTGGTAGGACCTGGGCATAATTTATATCTTGGGTTGCTTGTGACATAGCTTGGGTAGAAGCAGGAGATCCTAAGAGTCAACACACTGCCTTTCAAAATAGGGATTGCATAAGTAGCTGACGGGAGGAGCAAGGCTGGAATGGGTTAACAGGTGGGTGTAGCTGAACCTGCTCCTCAGTAGGTTTAGGAGATCTTAGGCAATATTTGCTTTCTGACCTTGCAGTTGAGTTCTGAGTCAAAACCGTATCTCAGGATGGCTTTGGGGTCTGACATCATGGACACCTTCACAGTCCTGTCCTCGTCCAGGTGGAAGTCCTTCAGGGCAGTCTTCTTGGTGTCAAACTTGGTTTTCCATGTCCCTGTTTTATAAGAGAGAAAATGGAGGATTTTTCTGGAATAATAGCATATGAAACCAGGCTTATGCCTGAATAATCTTGTGCTTTAATATACAGTATTTGGGCATTAAGGAGCTGAGGCATAACAGGGATAGACATAGACTGATTTGAGCTACTGATTTACTGCCATCCTTGGCCCCTCCTTTTCATCTGAGAATTGGCTAAATGGCAAATAAATAATCAAGCCAGTGTATGGGTGGAGTAGCCAGTGGGAAGTTGATGTCTACTTATGTAAttacaaaactattttaaagGGTAACAGTTGTGTCAATGGATATAAAGTGCTTCTCTCCCCACCCTTTATTTTGCTCCTTGTCTCTAAGCAATAATTCTCCAGGACGCTGGCTTACAGCATGTTTAAGAACACCTCTCTAGTATCAAATTGTTCCTTCTACAGTGGTAAGAAGGCTCAGAACACTCTAAGCTGTTCCTTCCCTAAATGGTAATATCCCATCTCTGAATGGAGTTTCATGAGCTTAAACTTCCCTCCCCGATTCTTACTGCAAGCAGGTCAAGATTCAGCTTCCCAAGAGTAACAATTCCTCCCTCAGGACTATTTTTGTTCAGGTagtgagcttttttttttcttctttgctaaACATTCTCAAACACTTTCTCCTCACACTCTCTGTTTGACAGCCTGTTTGCTTTATTGGAAGTGAGAGCATTCCTTCACACCTCCCCTAACACGTGCTTAATGCACTTTTTCTGTGTCCAAGCAGCCAACATTCTTACCCTTGAAGAAAGCAGCCCCAGCAAGGAGAATGCTGACATCTGTGGGCATGTCCTTCATGAACCTCATGATCCTCCCCTTGGTCTGCTGTCGGACCCAGGTGTTGATTTCTTGGAGGTCCAGCTGGGTGTTGCCACTCAGTGCCCTCGGTCGCATCTTGTAGGACTTCTCGAGCTGGCTGTGAAATCCAGGCCTTGCCCTGAGTCCTGGGGAATAAAAACATGGATGCTGCAGCTAGCTCCCTTATCCAAACAATCTCAAGGCAGCAGGTGGCAAtccaaagcccagcagcaggtCTCTTATAAAATATCTGTGCCTGTTTGTTTCCAGAAACCTGCTTTGAAGAGGAATATCTGAAAGCACATTAAGGAAAGTGATCCAAATCCTACAGCCACCCGTGCTGGAGCATGGGATAACTCtcttctgaaaactgaaaaaggagaTAAGAACTGAAGGCTTGGACACAGGCATTCCCACATcagcctttcttctttctccagcCTGCTTTCTGAGTACAGCTTACTCAACCTATTGGATTCTTGGAACCAGCAGGTTCCAAAAGATAGCTCTTAGCATTCTCAGCAGATGTTTATTGCATgccagaagaaaacatttcaaatagcTCTGCAAGGAATTAAACAAAGGAATATGGCTGAGTGTTATCACAAATAGAAAATGTGATCTGTGGTTCCTGGAAGCCAGCAACACCTGCCAGACAGCCTGGAGTGAAGGCAAAATTATCAGCAAGTTTCTTTTAGGTCTTCTGTGAGTTAACTGTTCTGTCACCAATGTCCTTGTGTACATGTCTGGTCTTTTATTTGAGTGCACACAAACTTTCCAGGCTTTTTCTGGAGCAGCAAGAGCATTCCATGCTCTGTCTGCATCCTGGCTCAGCAGGGTGTCAGAGCCAGAGCCGTTAGTGTTGTGTTACTCAGTGTGTTTTTATATATACGCTCACTCCAAAATAACTACTGCTGACAGCTTTTTAGGTAAAATTTTATAGAGGGGAAGAAGGACTTTTACTTTTCTCCAAGATGATCCGGGAGGCACTTTTCATGCTCTTCTCTGGCCCAGTCACACTGCTCAGGAGCTCCTTGTAGGTGTCGTGGACCTCAGCCTTGTTGAGCAGATCGTAGAAGAGGGCGCGAGAAATCACATCCTCAGTCCgttctccagcccctgccaacGAGCAGGAAAACATGAGGGAAGGGCTGCCAAACCTGAGGGTGAGCGTGGAAATGGGGCAAAGAACTCACCAAGTGAGAGACCAGAAAGTGCAGTGGCCAGGCTGAAGGGAGACAGCAGCACATTGGCCGTGGCTGTCCGGCTGGACTGCTGGCGGTACAGGTCGTAGCCAAAGTTGGAGACTGCAGCTGCCAGCTTGTTCACAGGGCTCTTGTAGAATggatcttcctcttcctcaccagCATTGGCTCCATCTGCTGTGGCAGAGTTCTGGCAGGTCCAAGGAGTGCTTTGGTTAGACTTGCAGGTGTGGTAAGCACTTCATAGGCAAACAACTACAGATAATCTTCAGTGACCCACAGAAATACTGACTTAATCTTACAGAGAGTGTAGgaacaattattttaatgccAAAGGCAGCACTGAGTTTGAAATTCTGCCTCCTGGTCATCCCCTGATGTAACTACTGTGGTTTTATCCAGGTAAAGCAGGAGTTAGTCTCATTATGTTGCTAAATAAAATCACAGTAATTTAGGAAGGTAGTGCTTAATCCTTCATTAAGAAtctctaaaattaaattacctgCTCCACACCTCTTCCCCTTGCTCTCTGCATATTGTCTCCTACTCACCTGCTCAGTAGCTGAGTTCTGGGTTCTGCTCGGGACAGTTAAGAGACCCAGGAAGAGGAGAACCACTGGAATCTGCATGCCTGCACCTACAGAGTAAAAATGTGACAGAGAGAGTTGGAGCAATCAGGTGAATACATCTCTACCACAACCATTCGGTCTGCCTGGCTGtgacaggagctgcagtgacagatgctgctgcttgtcCTTCCAGTTGTGAAACACACACCTGGTCTGAGCCAGGTTTCCTTCTCTAGTTGGAATTATTCAGCCAGACAGGCCCCAGTGACTTTAAAATTGGGCAAGCACACGGTGTGGGTGTGCCTGAGCACAAAAGCAGATGTGTGTGGCCCAAACCACACTGATGCTGGCAGTTACTGAGTGCCAAGGTCCAGTAAAGCTCCAAATCATTACTTCTGAGTCTTAGGCTTCAGAAAAAATCAAGACTCCATTTATAAAAGGTTCCAAGTCCATACTGTTGGATGGGGCAGAAGGCAACACTGACTGGTTACTGCTTTGATACACAAATTACCTGTCTCAGGCAGTAGTGTGCTGTTTCTTGTGTCTACATGTACCTGTGTCCATCCTTTGCTTCTTATTTGCAATCTGATGACGTAAAATAGAAAAGCTTTCTTAAAAGACAACAAGGAAACCTGAAGGTGTGAGAGGCAGAGCTTGGCTTattcaacattttaaatagaGGTGGGAGAAAAGCACCAAACTCCCCAAAGCTGTTCCTTGTGTGGAATCCACTTCTCGTCACTCCAGTACTGGGATGAGTGGCCCTTCCAGACAGATCTGTCTGCTCCAGAAGGGCAGCAGTTCCCGAAGGGCACTGAGTAACCCAGGCCTTTGCTGTGGGTAAACCAGAGCTACTGAAGCATCCTGCCCCCAAGAACACAACAGACGCCACTGAGGCTGGTCTGAAGCAATGTTTAGATAGATTCCCAGAAATTAAAGGAAGAGGGTTGTATTTAACTAACCCCTGTCATCCAGGCAACTAGAGAAATCAGAGCAAGAACATGTGTTTCAGATTAAATTCAGCTACAAAGAAAACAGGCCTGCTGCTAGAAATACACGTGGCGacaacagccccagctccagacCCCGTTCAGGCACAGTGAGAGGCAGtttgctgcttcccttccctgccttctcTTCTGGAGGCAGCTCTCCCTTGGAGAAAAAAGCCTCACAGGGGAGGTTTTAAGCTCTCATCTGTGTTCAGCCAGTGTAACACAGAGGTGGTACCCTCTTTGTCCCCCTGCACTTGCATCCTGGAacctgctgccctcccagctgcagaatGGGGGAGGTTCCTGGTGCAGAAGGTGTGGATCAAGAGGGTTTCCTGTCTGGTGTTTCTGGTGGTGTGATAGTGGATATGATGCTGGGATTGCTCCTGTCATTCCAGAGATTTACAGTGAGCAGGCACCACGCTGCAAGAGAGATGCCAGGAGTCCTGCATGAGTCTTTAAGTCTTACAGGTTAAGCAAGGGCTCTGTGAGGATGCCTGTGccaagctgcagccctgcatgcTGAGAGGAAGAGGTTTGGCCCAGTCTAGCTTAAGAGATGAAGCTTTTCCATGGAGCATAaccttttctctgaagaaaaagaaaataatctcaaCACAACCTCTGCTTCCAGCTACACTGAGCTCCTGGGAGCATGGGAGCAGAGATTGGTTTTGCAGATTGTATTGTTTTTGCCAGTACTGTCACCAGCTTCATATTTCTCAGAATTTGCCAAAAAgcaatttccattttaaaaagacaaagcCTTTTGAGTTTGAATTGGCCTGAACATCTGGATTCTATTTGTATTTCTCTTAGCACACAgccagaaatgcagagaaaagaatttggTTGGATTGGAGGTGGGATGGTTTCAGGCGTGATATTAAAATCTGTGGCTGCcttgaaggagaagagaaggagcaaCAGCGAGTGATGTTACAGTCAAAAAGTACAGGAAGAAAACCTTGAGAAATGAGCTGAGAAGGAACTTTGTGTCTGGGAGTTGTTGATTTGTGAAGGCCTGCAGGTGCAAAGGAAGTATTTTACTTTCCACCTACAGTGGTACAAGTCTCTCACATCATTTATAAACACTTCTGACTTTCGAGGTGCTGTGAAGCAGGA from Motacilla alba alba isolate MOTALB_02 chromosome 19, Motacilla_alba_V1.0_pri, whole genome shotgun sequence carries:
- the SERPINF1 gene encoding pigment epithelium-derived factor, translated to MQIPVVLLFLGLLTVPSRTQNSATEQNSATADGANAGEEEEDPFYKSPVNKLAAAVSNFGYDLYRQQSSRTATANVLLSPFSLATALSGLSLGAGERTEDVISRALFYDLLNKAEVHDTYKELLSSVTGPEKSMKSASRIILEKRLRARPGFHSQLEKSYKMRPRALSGNTQLDLQEINTWVRQQTKGRIMRFMKDMPTDVSILLAGAAFFKGTWKTKFDTKKTALKDFHLDEDRTVKVSMMSDPKAILRYGFDSELNCKIAQLPLTEGISAMFFLPTKVTQNMTLIEESLTSEFVHDVDKELKTVHAVLSLPKLKLNHEEALGSTVKETRLQSLFTSPDFSKISAKPLRLSHVQHKAMLELSEDGERSTPNPGANAARLTFPIEYHVDRPFLLVLRDDTTGTLLFIGKILDPRGV